A genome region from Jeongeupia sp. HS-3 includes the following:
- a CDS encoding PH domain-containing protein, translating into MFKKLAAEALGLSDIGVIVAAADYDKVDADDYLFHEDGEKIFFLIKSKKDEYCFTNLGLIHVDGDSAISSKRTIHRHDYAHARIDAVSIETAGTIDLDIELKFTIGETVFSIDVKKSHLEALKDIYKALISISHQQRKDEQARGHALHALDALAGMYKIGDGDEVAVSKQYNTLLNNLNHAVQVRHTQRDFSAVFERYIHN; encoded by the coding sequence ATGTTCAAGAAGCTTGCCGCCGAAGCACTCGGCCTGTCCGATATCGGCGTCATCGTCGCCGCAGCCGATTACGACAAGGTCGATGCCGACGACTATCTGTTCCATGAGGACGGCGAAAAGATCTTTTTCCTGATCAAGTCGAAAAAAGACGAGTACTGCTTCACCAATCTCGGCCTGATCCATGTCGATGGTGATTCCGCAATTTCGTCCAAGCGCACGATTCATCGCCACGATTATGCGCACGCGCGCATCGATGCGGTGTCGATCGAGACGGCCGGCACCATCGATCTGGACATCGAGCTCAAATTCACCATCGGCGAGACTGTATTCAGTATCGATGTGAAAAAGAGTCATCTGGAAGCGCTCAAGGACATCTACAAGGCGCTAATCAGCATCAGCCACCAGCAGCGCAAGGATGAGCAGGCCCGCGGACACGCGCTGCACGCGCTCGACGCGCTGGCCGGCATGTACAAGATCGGCGATGGCGACGAGGTGGCCGTCAGCAAGCAATACAACACCCTGCTCAACAACCTGAACCACGCGGTTCAGGTGCGCCACACCCAGCGCGACTTCAGTGCCGTGTTTGAGCGTTACATCCACAACTGA
- a CDS encoding YgjP-like metallopeptidase domain-containing protein, whose protein sequence is MAGTLGTNTFASRVQGGKLKRKNEIRIATLFREAPAPFLNMIVAHERAHLKEKDHNKAFYQLCCHIELDYHQFEFDLRVWLTWREAVEQAPAS, encoded by the coding sequence TTGGCCGGCACGCTCGGCACCAACACCTTCGCCAGCCGGGTGCAGGGCGGCAAACTCAAGCGCAAGAACGAAATCCGCATCGCCACGCTGTTCCGCGAAGCGCCGGCGCCATTTTTGAACATGATCGTCGCGCACGAACGGGCGCATTTGAAAGAGAAGGACCACAACAAGGCCTTCTACCAGCTCTGCTGCCATATCGAACTCGATTACCACCAGTTTGAGTTTGATTTGCGGGTCTGGCTGACGTGGCGAGAGGCCGTCGAACAAGCGCCGGCGAGCTGA